The genomic stretch CGGAATCCGTGTCATTCTGGAGTGGGATCCGGGAGGAACTGAGTGGAGGCACCGACGTGACCGACGGCTGGAATGCGCGTCCCCTGCCGCCGCCCGCCAACGGTCAACCCCTGCCGCCTGCGGGGGGCGCGCCTCAACCGGGTTCGCCGTGGTGGTCCGACGCGCTCGCCGACCCGTGGCGCGACCCGTACGCTCCGACCGCCGTCGTGGTGCAGACCCCGGCGTCCGCGGCCGCCCCGTCGCCCGAGGCCGTCACCGACCCCGACGCGCCTCGCCGCTCGTACACCCCGGTCCTGCTGATCTGCCTGGTCACGGCGCTGCTCGCCGGTGGTCTGGGCGGCACGCTGGGCTTTGTCTTCGCGGTCCGCAGCGGGTATGCCAACGGTGGCGCGGGCACCAGCCTGGGCGCCCCCGCCGAGGAGCCGCCGGCCGCGGCGAACCGGGCGCCCGACTCGCTGGCCGGGGTCGCGGCCAAGGTGCTGCCGAGCGTGGTGACCGTACGGGTCACCGGCGCGATCGGCTCCGGCTTCGTGGTCTCGGCCGACGGCTATGTGATCACCAACGACCACGTCGTGGAGGACGCCGACAACGACACCCTGTCGGTGGCCTTCAGCGACGGCTCCACCGCCAAGGCCGAGCTGGTCGGTCGCGACCCGCAGTCCGACGTGGCTGTGATCAAGGTCGCCAAGTCCGGCCTCACCCCGGTCGCGTTCGGCAACTCGGACGCGCTCGCTGTCGGTGACCCGGTGCTCGCGTTCGGTTCACCCCTGGCGCTGCGCAACACGGTGACGTACGGGATCGTCAGCGCGCTGGACCGCACCATCGAGGCCGGCGAGGGCGGCACCACCCGGTATTACGCGGCCATCCAGACCGACGCCGCGGTCAACCAGGGCAACTCGGGCGGCCCGCTGGTGAACGCGGCCGGTCAGGTCGTCGGGGTCAACTCGGTGATCCGCTCGGTCGCCGGGAACGAGACCGAGGCGGGCAACATCGGCCTGGCCTTCGCGATCCCGATCAACCAGGCCCGCCGGGTGGGCGGCGACATCATCGACCACGGCAAGGCCCGCCGTACGGTGATCGGCGCCGAGGTGGTCACCGGCGGTCGCAGCACGTCGGGGGCACGGCTGCGCTCGGTCGAGCCGGCCGGCCCGGCCGCCGCCGCGGGCATGAAGCCGGGGGACGTGGTCACCAAGATCGACGGGCATGTGCTCGAGGACGGGACCGACCTGATCGCCCTGGTCCGCAAGTACGATCCCGGCGCCACGGTGTCGGTGGAGTACCGTCGCGGGACGAAGACGGAAACAGCCTCGGTGACGCTGGTCGCCGACTCCAACTGATCGCCGTCCGGACTGCCACTGGCTACCTCACGTGCGTAGGCTTGGCGACGGACCTGGGGAGGCCACATGTTCGAGAATCTGAACTGGTGGGAGATCGGCGCGCTGCTCATGCTCGCGCTGCTGATCTTCGGCGAGCGCCTTCCCAAGGTCATCGGCGACGGCCTGCGCATGCTGCGGGGCCTGCGCGCCATGGCGCAGAACGCGACCAGCGACCTCAACCGCGAACTCGGCACCGACCTTCAGCTGCAGGATCTGCACCCCAAGGCGTTCATCCGCAAGCACCTGCTCAGCGAGGAGGACGAGGCGGCGATCCGCAAACCGCTGCAGGGCCTCCTCGACGACGTCAAGCAGGACCTGAACGGTGTGAAGACGGACCTGACCGAGGTCGCCGCGGCCGCCGACATCAAGAACACCAGCACGGCGGCGGACAAGCCGACGACGGCGGTCGCGCCGACGCGAAAGTTCGACCTCGACGCGACCTGAGCCGTGATCAGCGCTTGGTGTTGACCATCAGGCCGAGCGGCTTGCCGACCAGCGACTCACGACGGACGGCCAGCTTGTCGGCCACCGCGTCGAGAGCCTTGGCTGCGGGAGCGTCCGGCGCGGCCAGCACGATCGGGTCGCCGGCGTCGCCGGCCTCACGCACCCGGGTGTCGAGCGGCACCTGACCCAGCAGCGGCACCGAGGCGCCCACCGTGGTGGTCAGCGAGTCGGCAACGGCCTGCCCGCCGCCGGCGCCGAAGACCTCCATGCGGGAACCGTCCGGCAGCTCCAGCCAAGACATGTTCTCCACCACGCCGACCAGGCGCTGGTGGGTCTGCAGGGCGATTGCCCCGGCGCGCTCGGCCACCTCGGCCGCGGCGGCCTGCGGGGTGGTGACAACCAGGATCTCGGCGTTGGGCAGCAGCTGGGCCAGCGAGATGGCCACGTCGCCGGTGCCCGGGGGCAGGTCGAGCAACAACACGTCGAGGTCGCCCCAGTAGACGTCGGCCAGGAACTGCTGCAGCGCACGGTGCAGCATCGGGCCGCGCCACACCACCGCGGCGTTGCCGGCCGTGAACATGCCGATCGAGATCACCTTCACGCCGTGCGACTGCGGCGGCATGATCATGTCTTCGACCCGGGTCGGGCGGCCGTCCACGCCGAGCATGCGCGGCACCGAGTGCCCGTAGATGTCCGCGTCGATCACGCCGACCGACAGCCCGCGCTTGGCCAGGGCCGCGGCCAGGTTGACGGTCACGCTCGACTTGCCGACGCCGCCCTTGCCGCTGGCCACCGCATAGACCCGCGTACGCGAGCCGGGCTGGGCGAACGGGATGACCGGCTCGGCCGCGCCGCCCCCGCGCAGGGTCACCTGCAGGGCCTTGCGCTGTTCCTCGCTCATCACGCCGAAGTCGATGCTCACCGACGCGATGCCGGGAATCGCGGTGAGGGCGGCGGTGATGTCGTTGTTGAGCTTGTCACGCAGCGGGCAACCGGCCACGGTCAGCAACAGCTCGACCCGGACCGTGTCGCCGGCGACGGTGAAGCCCTTGACCATGCCGAGTTCGGTGATCGGGCGGCGGATCTCGGGGTCGTCGACGGTGGCCAGCGCGGCCTGGATCGCGTCCTCGATGGCGGAGGCGGGAGCGGACATGACGCCCATGCTACGTCGGGGTCATCGGCGTTCCTCGTCCCAGTCCTTGCGATCCTCCTCCCACTCCGACCGGGCCCTCTTCTCCCGGCGGTGGGCGGCTTCGTCCAGCTCGTCGGCCAGGCGGGCCAGCTCGGAACGCAGGAAGTCGCGGGTCGCCACCTCGCCCATCGCGATCCGCAGCGACGCGATCTCGCGGGTCAGGTACTCGGTGTCCGCCTTCTGCATCGCGGCCCGGCGCCTGTCCTCCTCCATCGCCAGCCGGTCGCGGTCCGTCTGCCGGTTCTGCGCGAGCAGGATCAGCGGCGCGGCGTACGACGCCTGCAACGACAGGATCAAAGTCAGGAACGTGAACGTGTACGGGTCGAAGCGCAGGTGGGCCGGGGCCAGGGTGTTCCAGCCGAACCAGGCCGCGATCACCAGGGTCATCCAGACGATGAACCGGGCCGTGCCCATGTACCGGGCGATGCTCTCCGACCAGCGCCCGAACGACTCCGGGTCGAACCGGGGCAGGCGCACCCGGCCCGGCTCGACGGGCTGGTCCAGGCGGTCGCGGCGCGGATCGGTCACAGCGTGACCTCGTCGTTCCGGGGCTCCTGGTCACGCTCACGCCAGTCCCGGGGCAGCGAGTGGTCGAGCACGTCGTCGACGGTCACCGCGCCCACCAGCCGGCGGGTCGAGTCGATCACGGGCATCGCCACAAGGTCGTACGTGGCCATCTGCTTGATGATCTCGGCAAGCGTGGTCTCGGGGCGCAGCGGCTCCAGGTCGTTGTCGACGATGCCGCCCAGGATCGACGCGGGCGGTTCCCGGAGCAGGCGCTGGAAATGCACCATGCCCAGATACTTGCCGGTCGGGGTCGCCGACGGCGCCCGTGCGACAAAAACCTGGGCCGCGACCACCGGGGAAAGCTCCGGTTCCCGAATGCGGGCCAGCGCCTCGGCGACCGTCGCGTCCGGCGTGAGGATCACCGGTTCCGACGTCATCACGCTGCCGGCCGTGCCGGGACGGTAGTCGAGCAGCTGACGGACGGGGTCGGCCTCCTCCGGCTCCATCAGGTCGAGCAGCACCGCCTGCTCAGCCTTGGGCAGCTCGCCGAGCAGGTCGGCCGCGTCGTCCGGGTCCATCCGCTCGAGCACGTCGGCGGCGCGTTCCCGATCGAGCCGTACGAGGATCTCGACCTGGTCGTGCTCGGGCAGCTCCTCCAGCACGTCGGCCAGCGTGCGGTCGCTCAGTGCGGCGGCGACCTCGTTGCGCCGGGCGTCGGGCAGATCCTGCAGCGCGTTGGCCATGTCGGCCGGCTTCATCTGCTCGAGCAGGGCCAGCAGGTTGGACGTGCCCTGGGTGTCGGTCGGGCCGACCAGGCCGCGAACCCGGTCGTACTCGGCCTGGAAGACATGCCCGCGACGGGCAAGCCGGCCGGTGTGCTCGCGCACGGCCACCCGGGTCACCAGCCACTCGTTGTTGCGGTTGAGATCCATGCCGATGTCGACAACGGCGCCCGGCGACCCCGGCCCGTCGCCGTCCTCCGGCAGGATCGTGACCCGCCTGTCCAGCAGATCCTCGACCAGCAACAGCTCGTTTGGCCGCTTCTCGAACCGGCGCAGGTTGAGCGAGCCGCTGGCCAGCACGACCCCCTCGGCGTCCATCGACGTCACCCGCCCGATCGGCAGGAAGATGCG from Paractinoplanes brasiliensis encodes the following:
- a CDS encoding S1C family serine protease, with the protein product MTDGWNARPLPPPANGQPLPPAGGAPQPGSPWWSDALADPWRDPYAPTAVVVQTPASAAAPSPEAVTDPDAPRRSYTPVLLICLVTALLAGGLGGTLGFVFAVRSGYANGGAGTSLGAPAEEPPAAANRAPDSLAGVAAKVLPSVVTVRVTGAIGSGFVVSADGYVITNDHVVEDADNDTLSVAFSDGSTAKAELVGRDPQSDVAVIKVAKSGLTPVAFGNSDALAVGDPVLAFGSPLALRNTVTYGIVSALDRTIEAGEGGTTRYYAAIQTDAAVNQGNSGGPLVNAAGQVVGVNSVIRSVAGNETEAGNIGLAFAIPINQARRVGGDIIDHGKARRTVIGAEVVTGGRSTSGARLRSVEPAGPAAAAGMKPGDVVTKIDGHVLEDGTDLIALVRKYDPGATVSVEYRRGTKTETASVTLVADSN
- a CDS encoding DUF1003 domain-containing protein; protein product: MTDPRRDRLDQPVEPGRVRLPRFDPESFGRWSESIARYMGTARFIVWMTLVIAAWFGWNTLAPAHLRFDPYTFTFLTLILSLQASYAAPLILLAQNRQTDRDRLAMEEDRRRAAMQKADTEYLTREIASLRIAMGEVATRDFLRSELARLADELDEAAHRREKRARSEWEEDRKDWDEERR
- a CDS encoding magnesium transporter MgtE N-terminal domain-containing protein; the encoded protein is MTMGTRVYLARLAGLPVFDPNGDRVGRVRDAVVRLRTTNRPPQVVGLVAEMALRRRIFLPIGRVTSMDAEGVVLASGSLNLRRFEKRPNELLLVEDLLDRRVTILPEDGDGPGSPGAVVDIGMDLNRNNEWLVTRVAVREHTGRLARRGHVFQAEYDRVRGLVGPTDTQGTSNLLALLEQMKPADMANALQDLPDARRNEVAAALSDRTLADVLEELPEHDQVEILVRLDRERAADVLERMDPDDAADLLGELPKAEQAVLLDLMEPEEADPVRQLLDYRPGTAGSVMTSEPVILTPDATVAEALARIREPELSPVVAAQVFVARAPSATPTGKYLGMVHFQRLLREPPASILGGIVDNDLEPLRPETTLAEIIKQMATYDLVAMPVIDSTRRLVGAVTVDDVLDHSLPRDWRERDQEPRNDEVTL
- a CDS encoding Mrp/NBP35 family ATP-binding protein, with amino-acid sequence MSAPASAIEDAIQAALATVDDPEIRRPITELGMVKGFTVAGDTVRVELLLTVAGCPLRDKLNNDITAALTAIPGIASVSIDFGVMSEEQRKALQVTLRGGGAAEPVIPFAQPGSRTRVYAVASGKGGVGKSSVTVNLAAALAKRGLSVGVIDADIYGHSVPRMLGVDGRPTRVEDMIMPPQSHGVKVISIGMFTAGNAAVVWRGPMLHRALQQFLADVYWGDLDVLLLDLPPGTGDVAISLAQLLPNAEILVVTTPQAAAAEVAERAGAIALQTHQRLVGVVENMSWLELPDGSRMEVFGAGGGQAVADSLTTTVGASVPLLGQVPLDTRVREAGDAGDPIVLAAPDAPAAKALDAVADKLAVRRESLVGKPLGLMVNTKR
- a CDS encoding preprotein translocase subunit TatB; this translates as MFENLNWWEIGALLMLALLIFGERLPKVIGDGLRMLRGLRAMAQNATSDLNRELGTDLQLQDLHPKAFIRKHLLSEEDEAAIRKPLQGLLDDVKQDLNGVKTDLTEVAAAADIKNTSTAADKPTTAVAPTRKFDLDAT